A single region of the Epinephelus moara isolate mb chromosome 16, YSFRI_EMoa_1.0, whole genome shotgun sequence genome encodes:
- the LOC126402490 gene encoding galactose-specific lectin nattectin-like: MASSLHLIAVLCLTSGLWIENAQCQDCCDPCKTCPSGWTQYKDNCYMYHHAPKDWANAERACIALGGNLASIANRGEHNFLKALINRVTDKNGQTWVGAHDTAKEGVWMWSDGSKYTNFNGLWGPGEPNNGGGKEHCMEMNYRGKPNDNACTIKKPYVCGRRL; encoded by the exons ATGGCATCAAGTCTTCATTTGATTGCGGTCCTCTGTTTGACCAGTGGACTGTGGATTGAAAAT GCGCAGTGTCAAG ACTGCTGTGACCCCTGTAAGACCTGCCCTTCTGGTTGGACCCAGTATAAAGATAACTGTTACATGTACCACCATGCTCCAAAGGACTGGGCTAATGCAGAG CGTGCCTGCATTGCCCTCGGTGGGAATTTGGCTTCGATTGCTAACCGAGGTGAGCACAACTTTCTCAAAGCCCTGATCAACAGAGTGACTGACAAAAATGGCCAAACTTGGGTTGGAGCCCATGACACGGCAAAG gagggtgtgtggatgtggagTGATGGTAGCAAGTACACAAACTTTAATGGTCTGTGGGGTCCAGGAGAGCCCAACAACGGTGGCGGGAAGGAACACTGCATGGAGATGAACTACAGGG GTAAACCTAACGACAATGCTTGCACCATAAAGAAACCTTATGTTTGTGGAAGGCGCCTGTGA